The stretch of DNA CCGGCCGGTGCATCGCATTCGCGCCGATTGATGCTAGCCAATGAGCCCTGTGATGATCAAAACACCACCCTCCCCTACCCAGCGTCGATGGCGGCCGCAGCCCCGACAACGCGCACTCCGCTTCAACCTTTTCGCCAAGGCCCCCGCTCCGGGGGCCTTCTCCGTTTCAGGAGCACTCTGATGAGCGCCAAACCCGCTACCCAACTCGTCGCCGAAGTGCCGCTGCGGCCGATGACACCGGCGCTCGTGCTGTTTGGGCGCGATGATGCCGGCCGGCCCCGCGCCGCCTGGTTCGATGCCAGCGAAGCCAAGCTCGCAGCACATGCAGCCGAGGTGATGAACCTCCGAGTGGTGCAACTCGCCAACGACGAGCAGCGCGCCTTCGCCGATCAGTTCACACATGGCCGGCTGTTCGGCAGCGGCCGCGCCTTCATCCCCTACATCCGGCGCGAGCTCTTCCCCCGCCTCCTCGAACTGGCCGGCGTGCAGGTGGATCCAGACGGCACGGACCTGGCTCCTGCCGCTGAGGATGGCCCGCCCGCGGCACCGCAAGAGCCGGAGCGTGGATCGCTGCCCCGCGCGACGTCGGCAGCCCCTCTGCCGCCCGCTCCGCCCGGACCCTTCGTCGGGCACAAGCTGCCTCGCGAGCGCGACGAGATCGGGCTGGGCAGCGTCGTCCTCGCCCACGAGGGGCCCGATGACCTTTGGTGGGAGGCGGAGGTGATCGGGATCAACGGCACCGTCCACTCGCTGCGCTGGCGCGACTACCCGACCGAGCCCACCATCCTGCGCCGCGCCGACGAACTCGCGCTGCTGCCGCCCGCTAAAGCCTAGCCGTTCCGCGCCCCCACCCGAGCCACACAGGTTGGCTCGGGTGTCCAGCGGCCGGCCGCCCGGCGCCGCCGCTTACCCTCCTTCCGACATTCGAGGCTCCTATGCTGACCACCGTCCTCGACGTGGATCGCACCCGCGCGCTCAACGACATCCTCCGCCGCTCCCTCTCGGGCGGCCTGCTGATGCTGACCGCCGGCGTCATCGCCCTCGGCCGCGAGCGCCAGCAGACCATTCTCGACGCCATCGCCGCCTTCGACGACTTCACGCCCGACAACGATCCCCGCGGCGAACACGACTTCGGTGCACTCGAGGTCGCGGGCGAGCGAGTGTTCTTCAAGATCGACTACTACGACCGCGCGATGACGGGGCACTCCCCGGATCCGGCCGACAGCAGCATCACGACGCGGATGCTGACCGTCATGCTGGCCGGGGAGTACTGACGTGGCTGGGCGCAGATTGCCGGCCTCGGCCGTCCCCACTCCCGGGCCATGGTTGGTGCGCGGCGCGGCCGAACCGGGCGCATCGCCCGCGCAAACCATGCTCAGGGTCGAGCCGGCGGCCGAGGACCGCCCGGGTGGCTGGCCCTACTTCATCCGGCGGGATGCACCTGTCGAGCCCGGCGGCTCCCACTTGCACATCGCCACCGGCATCCAGCGGCTCGCCGATGCCCAGCTCCTCGCCGCTACGCCGGATCTCGCGGACCGGTTGCTCGCGCTGCTCACGGCGCCCGCACTCCGATCGCGCGACCTCGACGCCCGGACCCGCGCGGCGATCGATGCAGCTTGGGCGCTCCTCGTCCGAGTTGCCCCTCAGCTGGAGATCAACGCGTGAGGCGCCCCATGCGCCTGACGCAACCAGCCTCCTCGACCCGGTGTCGAGGTTCACCCGGACTTCGCACGCCGCCCGGCCCGCAACGGCATCGGCGGCTCGGCCCCGGCTTCGGGTTCGATGAACAGAGCTGCAACCGGCACGGCGAGGGCAACCGCCATCGCCTCCAGCGTCGAGATCGTCACGTTCTCCGAGCCGCGCTCGACCCGCCCGACATAGGCGCGGTCGATGCCGGCCGCGAGCGCCAGTCGCTCCTGCGAGAGGCCCTTGGCGACGCGCAGCCGCCGCAGATTCCAGCCGATGAGTGCTCGCGCCTCCATGGCGCGAGAGAGCCAGTCCGCGGCTTGACAATCGACGGACCAACAGTCCCACATTCCGATCATAAGGGCTCGGCCACAGGCCGTTGGCCCGCTCCACGGAACCTCCGCCATGCTGCTGTCCGCCTCTGGAGCCTATTTCTTCGTCGCCTTGATCGCCGCCGCGGTGAGCTACGTCGTGGCGCACCGGAAGGGCCTCAACGCCGTCGCCTGGGCGTGGGCCTCGCTGTTGTTGCTCGTCCCCGCGGCGATCCTGCCGTTCGTGCCCTCACGGCAGAGGCCGGAGCGGTCGAGTGGCATCCTGGATGAGACTTGGCAGGCCCTTCTTGCCTACGATCCCGACATCAAGGCCGCCGCGGGGCAGCTCGCTCCCTACGGCGCACCTGCCCTCGACGAACTGCGGCGGGCTTGGGCGGCGGTGCCCGACAAAGGGGCGTTGCCGTCGATGGTCTCAGCCATCGAGACACGATGGTCGGGCTACACGGCCGCAGGTCTGATGTACCTCGAGACTCAGGATGGGGTTGCGGTGCTGCGGGACGCAGCGGGACATTATCACGTCGGCGAGCGTCAGACCGGCGACCTCCGCACGGCGCGCCTTATCGCCTCAGCCAGCGCGCGGCGGGCACGCACATCCTTGGTGGCTGGCATCATCGTCGGAGTTGCGGTCCTGGCCGCCACGCTGACCGATGCCGGCCCGGCGCGTGCCCAACTCAGCGCAACCGGGATGACGGTACCGAGTTGCGAGACCTACGATCGCGAGCGTCCGCGCGGTGGTGCTTTGGAGCAGCTGTCCGATCTGTTCGGCCTGTCGATCTACCGCTGGGGCGACGCCGAGTACGGCCGCTATCGGGCCTTACTGCTGGACTGCAAGCGCGCGCTTCCAGGCTTCCGCGAGGATATGACACTGCGCGATTGGGCAACTGCCGTCGAGAGCAGCGTCGCCACCCTGAAGACCTACAGCGGCTACGTGAACCGATTCGGCGAGCCGATGGGCCGGCAGAGCGGATCTCGACCCCGTCCGGGCGAGGTGCACTACACCCGTGCCTTCGAGACGCTGTCCTGCGACCGCCTCACCGAGGCGACGATCAACGCTTGGACGCGCGGTGGGCCGGCTGATGCGTCTTCGGCCGCACCGTTTTCGGTGCCTCTGGCGGCATGGCGCTACGAGGTCTGGCGCGCCTTCGAGAACCGCGTGCTGGCTTGCGGCAAGCGGTCCGGTTCGCCGGTCGAAGCCGACGAGAGCTGGATGCGCGTCGTCGTCTCGCAACAGGAGGCGGGGAATGCCGCTGCGATCCGGCAGGCGCAGCAGGAGGAGGCCGCTGGCGCAGCACGGCTTGCCGGCATTCTGAGTCGGGCTGCCGAGGCCGAGAACTCAACCTCGGCCGACGAGATCGCTGGCAAGCTCAAAGCCGTCGATGCTCTCGCGGCGGGGCTGAAGCTCGCCCCTGCCGAAGCCGCGCAGGTTGCGGCGGCACGCGAGCGGATAGGCGCGCGAATGCGGGCAGCCCGAGTGGCCGAAGCCGAAGCCTGGGAGCGGGATCGCCCGGCTCGGCAGACACGAGCCCAGCAGCAAGAAGACGAACTGGCGGGCCTGCAACGTCAGAATCGCGAGCGTGATGATGCGGCAACGGCCGAGCGTGAACGAAACGCCCGAATCGAGGC from Methylobacterium aquaticum encodes:
- a CDS encoding DUF3768 domain-containing protein, translated to MTTVLDVDRTRALNDILRRSLSGGLLMLTAGVIALGRERQQTILDAIAAFDDFTPDNDPRGEHDFGALEVAGERVFFKIDYYDRAMTGHSPDPADSSITTRMLTVMLAGEY
- a CDS encoding helix-turn-helix domain-containing protein; the protein is MEARALIGWNLRRLRVAKGLSQERLALAAGIDRAYVGRVERGSENVTISTLEAMAVALAVPVAALFIEPEAGAEPPMPLRAGRRAKSG